A section of the Humulus lupulus chromosome 2, drHumLupu1.1, whole genome shotgun sequence genome encodes:
- the LOC133815410 gene encoding uncharacterized mitochondrial protein AtMg00820-like gives MNTNVDNVVQNVHPMQARAKSGIHKLKILMAAIEPTSVKATLQDSCWLAAMKDKLQALQRNNTWTLVHLPAGRFPIGCKWVFCLKENTDDTIAKHKARLVSMGFHQQSGFDCNATFSPLVKPITIQVVFNYCFVQGLENTTT, from the coding sequence ATGAACACTAATGTTGATAATGTAGTGCAGAATGTTCATCCAATGCAAGCAAGGGCTAAATCGGGCATTCATAAACTAAAGATTTTAATGGCAGCTATTGAACCCACTTCAGTAAAGGCAACTCTTCAAGATAGTTGTTGGCTGGCAGCAATGAAAGATAAGTTACAAGCCTTGCAAAGAAACAATACATGGACACTTGTGCACTTACCAGCTGGGCGATTTCCCATAGGATGTAAGTGGGTGTTCTGCCTTAAAGAAAATACCGATGATACCATCGCCAAGCATAAAGCTCGACTTGTTTCCATGGGGTTTCATCAACAAAGTGGTTTTGATTGCAATGCGACTTTTAGTCCTCTTGTTAAACCAATTACTATTCAAGTTGTGTTTAACTATTGCTTTGTCCAAGGGCTGGAAAATACGACAACTTGA